TGGACGTCCGGGAGCAAGTGCCTCTATTCAAATCCGTAATATGGGTACCCCACTGTATGTCATTGATGGTATAATGCAAGATGAAGGACAGTTTAACAATATATCACCAAATGATATTGAAAGTTTAACCATTTTGAAAGATGGTACAGCTGCCCAATATGGTGTGAGAGCTGCTAATGGAGTAGTACTGGTTACTACTAAACGAGGTAAAAAAGGAACAAAGAATACCGTTAATATTAATTCTTATATAGGTTGGCAAAATTGGTCGAGATTTCCGAATACAGTAAATAATTCATATGATTATATGTTGGCTAAAGCGGATGCAGAAGTAAATGAATTTGGTTCAACAGCAATTACACCTGAGGAGTTAGAAAGGTATAGAATAGGTACAGAAGAGGGCTATAGATCTTTTAATTGGAAAGACTTTATTATAAAAAAGAACGCTCCACTTACCAGTATGAATGTGAGCGCTACAGGTGGATCAGAAAATATTAATTATTATTTCTCGGGAACTAAACTAAAACAAGAGGCTGTTTTGGGTGAGGAGTTTACTTTTGATAGAACGAATATACAAAGTAATGTAGATGCTAATATTACTGAGAGGCTAAAAGTTGGAGTACAAATTAATGGTAGGTTTGAAACAAGATCGAACCCAGGAATACCAGGAGCTGATGATTATTGGTTACCTCGTTTTGCTATTCTACGGAACAGGCCATTTGAACGCCCTTATGCCAATGACAATCCTGAATATTTGAATGACATCGGACATAACGAAACGAATTGGGCATTACACAATAAAAAAATTGGAGGATATCAGGATAATACTTGGAGAGTGTTACAAACAAATTTTAGTGGTGAATATAAGATTCCTATGATTGATGGACTAAAAATAGGGGGTATGTATTCCTACTATATTGCTGATCAAGTACTGAACGGCCATGAATATACATACGATGCTTATACGTATGACGAGTCTACGGACGAGTATAGTGTTACTGGTGGTAGCACGAACCCATGGAGGGAACGCAGAACAAGGAAAATAATGCGTAATATCTATCAAGGAAAATTACAATATGCCAAAACTTTTGGAGAACATTCAGTGGATGGATTGTTTTTAGTTGAACGACAAGAACAGCAAGACCAAGAACAATGGGTTCATGCGGTACCTAAAACAAATGTGTTGCCATTAATTTATTTTGCAGATACCGATACTTACAACGATAAGGATGATGAAGAAGCTAGAATTGGTTATGTGGGTAAATTGAGCTATAATTATAATGATACCTATTATTTAGAAGTGGCAGGAAGACAAGATGCTTCTTGGAAATTTGCTCCTGGGAAAAGAAAGGATTTCTTTCCTTCTGCTTCTATGGGATGGCGTATTACAAATGAAAAATTTTTTAAAAATTTAATTGGAGATAACTCTTGGCTTAACGATTTTAAATTCAGGGCATCTTATGGTGAATTAGGGGATGATGATATCGGTATTGGTGCTTACGATTATTTGCCTGGATATAACTATAATAGAGGTACTGTAATACTAGACGGTAAACCTATTATAGCCAGCAGAGATAAAGGGCAACCTGTTGCCAATATTTCGTGGCTTAAAAGTAAAATTACAGATGTTGGTTTTGATTTTTACGCATTCGATAGTAAAATTACTGGCTCTTTCGACTATTTCTATAGAAAACGTACAGGTCTTTTAGGTAATAAATATGATATTTTAGTACCCTTAGAATTAGGGTATAGCTTGCCTCGTGAAAATGTGAGTAGCGATGCTCAATTTGGAATTGAAGGGGCTTTAGCATATAACGGTAATATCGGGGACTTGAAATTAACAGTTTCAACAAATGGATCTTTTTCTAGAAGTAAGTTTTTAGAATCTTACAAACCTAGATTTAATAATTCATGGGATGAATATCGTAATTCTAATGAGGGTAGGTATAATAATATTCAATGGGGTTATGAGGCAATAGGCCAATTTCAAACTCAGGAAGAAATCAATAATTACGCCGTAGATATAGATGGAAGAGCGAATAAAACATTATTACCTGGCGATATTATTTATAAGGATATTAATAAGGATGGTTTTATCAATGATTTTGATAGAAGACCTATTGGCTATTCAGATAGTCAACCAATGATCAACTTTGGTCTAAATATTCTTTTAGAATACAAGAACTTTGATTTTACTGCTGATTTTTCTGGAGCATCTGGCTATTCTTGGAGACAGGAATGGGAAACACGTTGGGCTTTCCAAAATCAAGGAGCTTTAAATACAATTTTCTTAGATCGCTGGCACAGGGCTGATTCATATGACCCAAACAGTCAATGGATACCTGGAAAGTATCCTGCAAATCGTTATAACAATGGTGGGCATAGTAATTATAGGTATGGTGAAGCTTCTACATTCTGGCAGCACAACGTAACTTATCTGAGAGCACGAACTATAGAATTAGGATATTCTTTACCTACAACTTTATTGGAAAAAATAAAAATACAGAAAGCAAGGTTTTATGTTAATGGCTATAACTTATTCTCTATAGATAATGTGTCTGAATTCGGCGTGGACCCTGAGGTAAATGATACGAACGGCTTGCAATATCCACAAAACAAATTTATTAATGTAGGTATAAACTTGACTTTATAAATCTCAAAAATTATAAAAAATGAAAAAATATATTTATATAACAATAATTATAACAGTTTTAGGTTGGAGCTGCAGTTCCGATGAAGAGTTTTTAGATCGACCACCAACACAAGTATTAACACAAGATCAAGTTTTTAGTGATCCAAATACTATTTTGTCTGTTTTGGCAGGATTGTATGAGCAATATGAAGATTATGGAAGGTTAGATGATTGGTCATCTTTGGCAGATTTTAATGTGGCTTTTTGGTCAGAGAATGGAAGGTATGGTCACTTTCAAGATGATGGATGGGGAAATGGATCTTGGGGCTCTTGGAATTATGGAACCGTTCGCGAGATAAACTTATTTTTAGAACGTTGTGAAGCAACTACAGTGTTGAGTGAGGAACAAAAGGCCCGTTTTTTAGCAGAAGGTCGTTTTTTAAGGGCTTCCATTTATTTTGAAATGGTAAAACGTATTGGAGGAGTGCCACTTATTCTAAAATCTGAAACTTATGACTTTAGTGGGGATGCCACTTATTTGCAACACCCTAGAGAAACTGAAGCTGCTATATATGATTTTGTAATTAGTGAGGCTGAAGCTATTAAAGATGTATTGCCAGCGGATGTAGCTACAAAATCTCGTGCCACAAAAGGGGCAGCATTGGCTATGGAAACCAGAGCAGCACTATATGCCGGTTCAATTGCAAAATATGGTGTCAATACTCCATTGGTGACATTGTCAGGTAACGAGGTTGGAATACCTGCTTCGAAAGCAGATGGGTATTATACTAAAGCCTTAAATGCGGCCGAAGAAATAATAAATGGCAGCGCAGGTGGTTATGATTTATACTTGAAAAAACCGGATGATTTATCGACTAATTTTGCTTCTGTTTTTTATGATAAGTCAAACAATTCTGAAGTAATTTTTGTTGAGGACTATCAATTAAAGACAGATAAGAAGCACTATTTTACAGGATGGAATCAACCTAGGTTTGGTGCTGAAGAGGAAGAAGGAGGTAGGATAAATCCTTCATTGAATTTAGTACAAGCATTTGAAACGTTAGATGGGAATTATGTTAAATTACCAAACAAAGATGGAGGAGGTAGTTATATTTATTATGATGAGATCGATGATATTTTTGAGAATCGAGATGCACGCTTAGCTGGTACAATAATTTTGCCAGGATCATCCTTCAAAGGAAAACCAGTCGATATATGGGCGGGCTATATGCTTTCTGATGGTTCAATTGTAAGTAGTGATGTAAGAGGAGGGAAAAAGGAATTGCCTGGAACTTCAGGCCAAGTGCAAGTTGTAGGATTTGATGGACCTATTGATGGACTGGAATTTGTAGCACAGTCTGGTTTCTATTTACGTAAATATTTAGATCCAAAAGCAGGTTCAGGTCAAAGAGGCGTAAATAGTGATGTTTGGTTTGTACGCTATCGTTTTGCAGAAGTACTTTTGAATGCAGCAGAAGCAGCATTTGAATTAGGTCAGACAGATATTGCCGCTAAATATTTGAATAGAGTAAGGGAACGAGCCGGTATAACTTCTGAATTAACAGCAGGAGATGTTAACTTTAATAAGATTGTACATGAACGCTATGTTGAGCTGGCATTTGAAGGTTTACACTTCTTTGATTTAAAAAGATGGAGATTGGCCCATGTTGTATTCGATGGTAATGAAATATCTGAAAGCGAGATTACCCAAAACATAGGTTCCGCTACAAAACGAGCTACTCAACCTTATGCCATTTGGCCATATAAAATTTATAATCCTAACAGTTCTAATAACGGTAAGTATGTATATAGGGTTTTAAGAACGGATCGTGTTACAGGTGCCGATAATTTTAGATTTGGTAATTATTATTCTGAGATTGGTTCAAATATTATTAATAACAATCCCCTTATTGTTAGAAACCCGAATCATTAATAATTTAAAATATAAAAAAATGAAAATTAGATATTATATATTCCTTTTGGCAGCGATATCGTTAACCGTATCATGTGCCATAGATAATTATGATGAACCTCAATCTTTTTTAACTGGAAAAGTGGTTCATAACGGAGAAATTATTCCAGTGGAAAACGATCAAGTGAAATTTAGACTTTATGAACCAGGCTATCAATTATCTTCAGGCTTTATAGAAGTTACAATAAATCAAGATGGTAGTTATAGTAGTTTGCTTTTTAATGGACAGTATAAATTAATTTTCGAGGAGGGTGAAGGACCATTTAAATCTATAGATACGATTTCAATAGACCTCAAAGGGAGTACGGAAATGGACATTGAGGTTACACCTTATTACATGATTAATAATTCACAAATTTCAAATTCAGGTTCAACTATCAATGCAACTTGTTCTGTGAGTCAGATAATAAATGGAGTTGATGCTAGAGATATTGAACGTGTTACTTTATTTATTAATAAAACACAATTTGTTTCGGGAAATGGCGATGAGAATATTGCTCAGTCCAGTGCGGATGATATTTCCGATTTGAGTAATTTGAGTATGCTTGTTGACATTCCATCCATAACACCAACACAAAATTATGTATTTGCACGTATAGGTGTTAAAATAGTTGATGTACAGGATATGTTATTTACTCCAGTAGAAAAAATATCATTTTAGGTAGCTATTGTTAAAGAAAGACAGACCAATTTTAAAATATATTTGAGTTAGTTTAGTTTTGTTACCGGACTTTGTACCTAAAGTTCGGTAACTTTTTTAACCATTTTGGTAACTTTGAGTTATACCTATGCCATGATTTTTAGGAACATTTATTTACAAACTTTAATTCTTTTGTGGATCTTACAAGTAACATTGTATTCTTGTAAATCTGAAGAAAAAAAAGAAGTGAAAGTTAGATCAGAAACCTATAGCAATCCGCTTGAAGTACAATTTGGAGATCCTTATGTTTTGGATAATGGTAATGGAATTTATTATATGTATGGCACTGGAGGAGGAGCTAAAGATGGTTTTTCTGTATACTCTTCCAATAATCTAATAGATTGGAAGTACGAAAGTCAAGTATATCATGGGAATACCGAAAATTCTTGGAATGTAGGCCATTTTTGGGCACCAGAAGTGTATAAAATAAACAATAAGTTTTACCTGTTTTTTAGTGCAGATTGGCGTAACAACCCAACTAAAGAATTAGAGAACTTTAGGATTGGGGTTGCCATTTCAGATAATCCTACCGGCCCTTTTAGAGATTTGACCGGAGAACCATTATTTGATCCTGGTTATCCAATCATAGATGCAAATGTTTTTAAAGATGAAGATGGGCAGAATTATCTTTTTTATTCTCGAGTCTGTTATAAACATACTGTTACAAGTGAAATTGCAGATTGGGCGAAAAAAGAAGGGCTATATGATACTATTGAAGAAAGTTGGGTATATGGTGTAAAACTTAAATCAGATTTTAAAGGGATTATTGGCGACCCTGTTGTATTGTTAAGACCATCTGAAAAAATCAATAGTAAAAATGCGGAATGGGAAAGTAAGTCGGTTACCTCAAACGAAATTAATAGGAGATGGACAGAGGGATCTTTTACATTTAAGTATAAGGGAATATATTACATTATGTATTCTAGTAATTATTATTTGGGTCCGAATTATGCGGTAGGTTATGCCACAGGGAGTTCTCCATTAGGTCCTTTTAGGAAAGCTGACAACAATCCGGTTTTGGAAAAAAATACTTCAAGTGGAGGTGAAGTAACAGGTACCGGTCACAATATGGTGTTTTCTTTAAATGGTGGTGACAATATGTATACTGTTTATCATGGTAGAACAAAAAAGTCTGGTTTAAATCGGGTCGTTTTTTTAGATGAATTGAAAATATTGGATGATGGTAAGTTGATTATTAATGGACCTACCACCGACACTACATCTATTGTTTGGGATTAAATTAAAAAAATATATTCAGTGGTATGATTTAGGGGTAATATGTGAAAGTACTATTAGTTAAAACGATCTACTTACTAATGTTTTTGAAGTAATTATTACATAATTAGGCCGCAGACGCAGAGCATAAAAAAAATATAAAAAATATGAAAAACAAGTTATTCACATTCCTATTTCTTTTTACATCATTGATTGTTGTATCTCAAGAAAATTTATTAAACAAAAATAAATGGTCTATTGAAAAAGCAAATCAATGGTATGACAATCATAATTGGATAATTGGAGCCAACTTTGTGCCAAGTTCTGCCATAAATCAATTGGAAATGTGGCAAGCCGAAACTTTTGATCCAGAAACAATAGACCGTGAGTTAGGATTTGCAGAGGGGCTCGGTTTCAATACTATGCGCGTTTATTTACATAGTTTAGCATACAAAGCAGACCCAATAGGGTTAAAAAAAAGAATGAATACCTATCTGGCCATAGCAGACAAGCACGCCATAAAAACTATGTTTGTGTTTTTTGACGATGTTTGGCAAAAATCACCTAAGATTGGTAAGCAACAGGAACCAGTCCTTGGTACCCATAATTCAGGCTGGGTGCAAGATCCGGATGATCCTGCACACAAAGAAAAAAAGAATTTTATCGCACTTGAAATTTACGTAAAGGATATTTTAAAAACCTTCGCAAGTGATAAAAGAATTTTATTGTGGGATTTATATAACGAACCCGGAAATGAGGGAAAACGCATGACCACCTTTCCATTACTTAAGGAAATTTTTACATGGGCCCGGGAAATTAATCCAAGTCAACCACTTACCGCTGGACTTTGGGCGTGGGATTTTCAAGAACTCAATGCTTTTCAGGCTTTGAATTCGGACATTTTAACCTATCATAATTATTCAGATGAAAAACACCACCAGCATATCATTAATTTATTAAAATCTCATGGAAGACCAATGATTTGTACTGAGTATATGGCTAGGACGAACAATAGTTATTTCGCTAACATTTTGCCCATATTAAACAGTGAAAATGTGGGGGCAATCAATTGGGGACTTGTTGATGGAAAATCAAATACGAAATATGCATGGAATACACCCATCAAAGACGGAGCAGAACCAGTCGAATGGTTTCACGATGTATTCCGGAAAGATGGAACACCATATAGTCAAGACGAAATAGATTTAATAAAGAAATTAATCGCTAAAACTAATAAATAAGAAACATGAAAAAAATTAAAGCATTTATAACTTTTTTTTTATTAATAGTAATGGTATCCTGTAAAGGAAATGTAAACAAAGAATCTTTCACTGAAGAAACGGAAAGGCCTAAGACACTTCAATTCAAAACATCATTAATAAATACTAGCTTTGATACTATTATTGACTTAAAACCTGTTAAGTTGTATTGGCTGAAAAATGATGATGTAAGATTAGCCATTACTAATTTAGGTGGAAGATTCGTTGGACTTTGGGTAAAAGATGTAAATGGCGAATTTACCGATGTAGTAGTTGGTCACGGTAGTGCCAAAGATTATGTAAATTCTGGAGAACGTTATTTTGGAGCTACAATTGGTCGTGTTGGGAATCGAATTGCTAAAGGGAAATTTAGGTTAAATGGAGAAACATTTAATATACCTATCAATAATGGTGAAAATTCTTTGCATGGCGGTAAAAATGGTTTTCAAGAAGTTGTTTGGGATGCAGAACAACACAATAATACTAAACTAATTTTAAGGTATTTGTCACCTGATATGGAAGAGGGGTTTCCTGGGAACTTACAAACTCAAGTTACATATTCTCTAATTGAAGGCAACATTATAAAGATGGAATATCAAGCTACTACGGATAGACCTACAATAGTAAACCTAACCAATCACGCTTTTTTTAATTTAAATGGTGAAGGTAGTGGAACAATTCTAAATCATAAATTACAAATTTATGCAGATAAATATACTCCTGTTGAACAAGGTTTAATTCCCACAGGAAAAATAGAAGATTTAAAGGGAACTCCTTTTGATTTTACTACACCTAGGACTATTGGTCAAAATATTAATGTCTCTAATAAACAATTGGAATATGGTGGGGGATATGATCATAATTATGTGCTCAACCAGACTAAATCACGTAATATGAACCATGCAGCGACAATTGTGGGTGATAAAACAAATATTCAGATGGAAGTATTTACTATAGAGCCTGGACTCCAGTTTTATAGTGGTAATTTTATGCAGTCCGAAAATATATTCAAATCAGGTGCAAAAGATGATTACAGGACTGCATTTTGTCTAGAAACACAACATTTTCCTGATTCACCAAATCAATCAAATTTTCCTTCAATTGTTTTAAACCCAAATGAAACATATTATACCGTTTCAGAATATCAATTTTCAATCAAATAATACTATTATGAAAAAAAAATATTTTACACTGTTATTTTCAATTTATACTTTTATATCGGGAATAGCTCAAGAACGTCAGGCACCTGCCTATCCGTTGATTACTCATGACCCTTATTTTAGTATTTGGTCTATGGGAGATGAGATCAATTCAACTACGACAAGACATTGGACCAATAAACCACATTCTTTAGTTGGGATGATTAATGTAGACGGTACTAGGTATCGATTTTTAGGAAAAAATGCTGTAGGTTATCACGATGTAGTTCCAGTTTCAAGAAATGGTAAAATTACAGAACAAAAACCGGGATCCGGTTGGGAAAAAAACAGGTTTGATGACAGTACATGGAAAACAGCTAAAGCTCCTTATGGGAACGAGGGTGTTGCCTTTACTACATGGAAAACGGAAAATCTTTGGTGGCGTAAAAAATTCAATTTAGAATCTATAAATTTAGAAGAACTTTTCTTGAAAATATCCCATGATGATGATGTGGATGTATATTTAAATGGCGAAAGAGTCTATAATTGTGAAGAGTGTTGGACGGACCAGAATGAATATAAATACTACCCTATTTCGAATTCAATAAAGGCCAAGTTAAAAAAGAAAAATAATATTTTGGCCATACACGTAAAGAACAACCGGGGTGGTCAATGGTTGAATGCAGGTATTGTGGAAAAAAGAAAAGATAAAAGCGCAGCACTTCAAGCTACACAAACCAACCTTAATCTTAGTGCCACACAAACCTCTTATGTATTAACTTGTGGGGGTGTGGACGTGTATTTGAACTTTACGACACCTGCACTGATGGATGATCTTGATTTGTTATCAAGACCTGTTTCTTATATTTCCATAAAAACTGTACCTAATGATAATAAAAAGCATGAGGTGCAAGTCTTTTTTGGGGCCTCTTCATTAATTGCGGCTAATGATGAGAGTCAAATGATGATCGCACAAAAATCAGCTACTGAACATCTAAATTACCTAAAAGTAGGAACAAAAGATCAGCCTGTTTTGGAAAAAAAAGGTGACATAATAGGTATTGATTGGGGCTATTTGTATGTGGCTACACCTAAAAGTGCAAGGGCAACTCAAAATGTTACTTCTATTGAAAATACAAAAATAGATTTATTAAATGGTAAGCATAGTAAATTTCAAAATACAGGAAAACAATTGATGTTAAATACGATGTTCCCAAAAGAAAAAATAGATTCACCAAAAGAATACTTATTGTTATTAGGTTATGATGACCTTTATTCTATTAATTATTTTGGTAAAAATCTTCATCCTTGGTGGAATAAAGATGGAAAAAACTCATTACCGAAAGAATTGACTAAGGCATTTATAGATTATGAGGAAATTATTAAAAAATGTAATCTTTTTGATAAAGAACTTCGTAATGATGCTTTAGCTGCTGGAGGGGAGAAATATGCCAAACTACTTGAAATTGGTTATCGCCAAAGTATTGCTGCCCATAAATTAGTGGAAAGCCCAGATGGAGAAATTCTTTTTTTATCTAAAGAAAACAATAGTAATGGATCCATAAACACTGTAGATGTCACCTACCCGTCTGCACCTTTGTTTTTAATTTACAACCCCGATCTTTTAAAAGGGATGCTCAATGGTATATTTTATTATAGTGAAAGTGGAAAATGGAAAAAGCCTTTCCCTGCACATGATATTGGTACTTACCCTGTTGCAACAGGCCAGACTTACGGTGAAGATATGCCAATTGAAGAGGCTGGAAACATGCTTGCTTTAACTGCTGCCATAACAAAAGCCGAGGGAAATGCATCTTTTGCGGAAAAACATTGGGAGACGATAACAACATGGGCAAATTATCTTGTAGAAGAAGGGTTAGATCCGGCCAATCAACTTTGTACTGATGATTTTTCTGGACATCTTGCACGTAATGCCAACCTTTCAATTAAAGCTATTGTTGGTGTTGGTGGTTATGGTTATATGGCAAAATTGTTGGGCAAAACTAACGTTGCTGATGAATATACTAAAAAGGCAAAAACAATGGCTAAACAATGGATGGAGTTGGCGGATGCAGGTGATCATTATGCGCTAACTTTTGATGACAAAAAGACTTGGAGCCAAAAATACAATCTAGTTTGGGATAAAATGATAAAACTAGATTTGTTTCCTAAAAAAGTATATGAAACTGAATTGAAATTTTACAATACCAAGAATAATAAATACGGATTACCATTGGATAACAGGTCGGATTATAGTAAGTCTGACTGGATTTTATGGACAGCAACTTTAACGAATTCCAAATCTGATTTTCAAGTATTTGCCGACCCTATTTATTCTTTTGCAAAAGAAACTAAAGATCGTGTGCCTATGAGCGACTGGCATTGGACAACGAGTGGTGATATGAGAGGTTTTAAAGCAAGAAGTGTAGTAGGCGGCTATTTTATAAAATTGTTAGATTATAAATGGAATAACCTCTAAGAAAGTAGTAAGGAATTTAATAAAGCCAAAATTGGTAGCAAGATTTCATTGGGAAAATGCTCTTCGTTGCAATTAAGGGTATCTATTAATTATATATTCCATCATCATCATCATCATCATCATGGGATATTCAAGATTATTAACCATATTCATTTTTTTTAATCGAAAATGGATAACATGAGAATGGATAATTATAAATTTATTTAAGTAAAATAGATGTCAATTTCTTTTCAAGTTTTGATCAATAGATTATTTGATTCTTAAAATAGAAATACAGAGTTACTTCACTTGAATATTTATAATAATAGTAAACAATGCAAGCACAATTTAAAACACACCCTCATCGTCGATATAATATTTTAACAGGCGAATGGGTGTTGGTTTCTCCGCACAGAACAAAAAGGCCTTGGCAAGGTGAAACTGAAGCCTATGTAAAAAAGGATATGATTACGTACGATCGTGAATGTTACCTTTGCCCCACTAACACTAGAATTAATGGTGAGGTGAACCCTGATTATAAAAGCACCTATGTTTTTAAAAATGATTTTGGAGCTCTTCTAGAAGACACTCCTCTATTTGAATATAAAGAAGGGTTACTTCTTGCGGAAGGTGAAAAAGGAATTTCTAAAGTGATCTGTTTTTCTCAGAATCATTCACTAACTATTCCAGATATGGAAATAGCTGATTTGGTTTACGTAGTTGAAACTTGGCAAAACGAGTTTACTGAACTAGGGAATACCAAAGACATAAACTATGTGCAAATATTTGAAAATAAAGGTGCCATTATGGGATGTAGCAATCCGCATCCACATGGGCAAGTATGGGCGCAACATTCGATACCCACGGAGGTTGAAAAAAAGACAAATTCACAAAAGAACTATTTAGAAAAAACGGGTTCGGGATTATTACAAGATTATATAGAGCAAGAATTAAATGAAGATATTAGAGTGATATCGCAAAATAAAAGTTTTGTAACTCTAATTCCTTTTTGGGCCGTTTGGCCTTACGAAGCTATGATTGTGCCAAAACGGAAAATGGCAAATATATTAGGGTTGACTGATAAAGAAAAAGTTGATTTTGCAGAGCAATTAAAAATACTTACACAGAAATATGACGCTCTTTTTGACACCTCTTTTCCATATTCTTCCGGGATACATCAAGCACCAACAGATGGTTCCTATTATAAAGAGTGGCATTGGCATATGAGTTTTTATCCGCCCTTATTACGATCTGCAACTGTGAAAAAATTCATGGTAGGTTATGAAATGTTTGCCATGGCTCAACGTGATATTACCGCTGAATCAGCAGCTGAAAAATTAAAATCACTTTAATGATGGAAGACATAGAATTTAATGCAAGCAATTGGGATTTAATTATAGATTCTCCTGGAAGAATAAATATTATTGGAGAACACACAGACTATAACCATGGTTTTGTTTTACCGACAGCTATTGATAAAAAAATTCAATTTAAATTTAATAAAAATGGAAGTTTAAACACATGT
The nucleotide sequence above comes from Aureibaculum algae. Encoded proteins:
- a CDS encoding glutaminase domain-containing protein, with the translated sequence MKKKYFTLLFSIYTFISGIAQERQAPAYPLITHDPYFSIWSMGDEINSTTTRHWTNKPHSLVGMINVDGTRYRFLGKNAVGYHDVVPVSRNGKITEQKPGSGWEKNRFDDSTWKTAKAPYGNEGVAFTTWKTENLWWRKKFNLESINLEELFLKISHDDDVDVYLNGERVYNCEECWTDQNEYKYYPISNSIKAKLKKKNNILAIHVKNNRGGQWLNAGIVEKRKDKSAALQATQTNLNLSATQTSYVLTCGGVDVYLNFTTPALMDDLDLLSRPVSYISIKTVPNDNKKHEVQVFFGASSLIAANDESQMMIAQKSATEHLNYLKVGTKDQPVLEKKGDIIGIDWGYLYVATPKSARATQNVTSIENTKIDLLNGKHSKFQNTGKQLMLNTMFPKEKIDSPKEYLLLLGYDDLYSINYFGKNLHPWWNKDGKNSLPKELTKAFIDYEEIIKKCNLFDKELRNDALAAGGEKYAKLLEIGYRQSIAAHKLVESPDGEILFLSKENNSNGSINTVDVTYPSAPLFLIYNPDLLKGMLNGIFYYSESGKWKKPFPAHDIGTYPVATGQTYGEDMPIEEAGNMLALTAAITKAEGNASFAEKHWETITTWANYLVEEGLDPANQLCTDDFSGHLARNANLSIKAIVGVGGYGYMAKLLGKTNVADEYTKKAKTMAKQWMELADAGDHYALTFDDKKTWSQKYNLVWDKMIKLDLFPKKVYETELKFYNTKNNKYGLPLDNRSDYSKSDWILWTATLTNSKSDFQVFADPIYSFAKETKDRVPMSDWHWTTSGDMRGFKARSVVGGYFIKLLDYKWNNL
- a CDS encoding UDP-glucose--hexose-1-phosphate uridylyltransferase, whose protein sequence is MQAQFKTHPHRRYNILTGEWVLVSPHRTKRPWQGETEAYVKKDMITYDRECYLCPTNTRINGEVNPDYKSTYVFKNDFGALLEDTPLFEYKEGLLLAEGEKGISKVICFSQNHSLTIPDMEIADLVYVVETWQNEFTELGNTKDINYVQIFENKGAIMGCSNPHPHGQVWAQHSIPTEVEKKTNSQKNYLEKTGSGLLQDYIEQELNEDIRVISQNKSFVTLIPFWAVWPYEAMIVPKRKMANILGLTDKEKVDFAEQLKILTQKYDALFDTSFPYSSGIHQAPTDGSYYKEWHWHMSFYPPLLRSATVKKFMVGYEMFAMAQRDITAESAAEKLKSL
- a CDS encoding aldose epimerase family protein; this translates as MKKIKAFITFFLLIVMVSCKGNVNKESFTEETERPKTLQFKTSLINTSFDTIIDLKPVKLYWLKNDDVRLAITNLGGRFVGLWVKDVNGEFTDVVVGHGSAKDYVNSGERYFGATIGRVGNRIAKGKFRLNGETFNIPINNGENSLHGGKNGFQEVVWDAEQHNNTKLILRYLSPDMEEGFPGNLQTQVTYSLIEGNIIKMEYQATTDRPTIVNLTNHAFFNLNGEGSGTILNHKLQIYADKYTPVEQGLIPTGKIEDLKGTPFDFTTPRTIGQNINVSNKQLEYGGGYDHNYVLNQTKSRNMNHAATIVGDKTNIQMEVFTIEPGLQFYSGNFMQSENIFKSGAKDDYRTAFCLETQHFPDSPNQSNFPSIVLNPNETYYTVSEYQFSIK